A region of the Montipora foliosa isolate CH-2021 chromosome 8, ASM3666993v2, whole genome shotgun sequence genome:
GAGACACATACAGATCAAGTATTGCTGTGGCATGAACTGTTGATTGTACGGGGAGGGTTGTAACCCTGGTTGTCTTGCATAGGAAAATGGCGACAACGTGGAATATGCATCTTCCCTGGCGAAACAATTGATAGAAAATAAATACAGGCGCGAGGATCAACAATCACCgcaagaaagaaatatttatatgcACAAATTAGCTATACAACGGTGTTAACTTTACCTTTCGGGTTGGTCGCATTCGTAAGGattggtgtttttgttttttgccatACCTTCTTCGTAGACCGAAACCAGACGTGGAAACTTGGTCGAAAACCTGGTCTTGAAAACGTGATCGAATGAGCCTGACGCAATCCCGACACCACAGGATGTGAAACCAAGCGGATGTATCTGTCATCCAAACCTTGGTTACCGACCTTAACCATGCCTGCTCGCAGAGTAGACCGAACTTTTACCTTAGTTAACTTTCTATTGTCTTGAGCGGTGTTTACTACGGTATTAGTTGGCGTTTACACACGCAAAATATTAACCTAGGGAAGTAAACTCCAATACCTCGGTAGCACGCTCAAGTCTAAACACGGCAtaagtcaatgatcgagggaatggatcgcgctccaaaggtaccggtattacaattttgctccattatctccaaattgaaacaaaattcatgacgagaaacaaaataattttttatcgctttatttattttaccaaaagttgcggcaaaatcccaactgctaacccttttatttcaacggtgaaagctgctcgcaaattggtgactcctccatgtattttaatcacaaagggcaaaaattcagtcacaaatgcgattgtattggttgcaatttcgattacggatttaccgtaagcatgtaaatacattggacgggcctaattattagttttataaggaaaggttacgtttatacaaacgttggccgtgtagcacttatattttaaacagagttaactgaatagagtgtaatgtgataTAAATCACACGTATAAATCAAACgtaatatgggatataaatctagcacttcacattgcactctattcagttaactctgtttaattattagttttataacttgtttaaatttccgcatattccggtgtaatttccgcataatcaacgcatgtttccgcataatatggccaaaaatttccgcgtaatctttaatttttttccgcatcctatcagaagccatgcGACTGAATGCGGAACTTTGTGATCAACATGATCTCTTTCACAAAATAATATAGTCAAATAATcataaaatgaaaaagttgATTCGGTTGTTCATAGAAACATACCAAGCCTGATGGTTTTGTCGTTAAAGCTAATGATTCGATCATGATAAGCGGAGCTCGATCCTTGGTATTCTACATCAGAGCTTGCTGGTGGCGGAGGATAACTCGGAAGGGCTGCAGCTGGCATAAACGAATTGTTTTGGCCATAAGGGTTCGGCTGGCCGGCTGGCTTTCCAAAAGTACTTTCGTAAGATGGCGGAGGAGGGAAGGCAGGATTATTAGCAGGAACAGTTTCCACGGGTGGTAGGTATGCCCCTTGGTTGGATGGAGGCGGATATGCAAAGCCATAGTTGAAAGTGGGAGCACTCCGAGGTGGATACTGTTGCGAAGTTGGATCGTTCGGATTGCTGCTCGGAGGATACGGTGGGTTCGACGACATAGTGAGTTATCTTGCTAGTTACTTTTCTACCAGAATGGTAAGGTTCCAACCTCTCAAGTACAAAATATGCAACGAGATGTCACAAAAACGAAAAGTATATCCGAACTCGCAGCTAATTGCTAATTGCGCAAGTCACGTGGCTCCGGATGACGTCATAGAAATCAAGATtgataaaaagtgaaaaatacgCAGTCAAAATTGTTAACATAAAACTGAAGAGACAGATTTTTACAAAATATCAAGCTAATAACAAGTCGCGAAAATTTTTGCGTAAAAAtactgcaaacaaaaaaatactcgAAAAAGATAGCATTTAGATTTGTTAAAAAGAGATCAACAGGTGTAATGCTTGCgtgcagggggggggggggggggggaagtcaTCTAAAATTCGCAGAAATGTCACGCTAGACAACAACCACTGCGTCTTCCTCGATGAATTATACTTGATGTAGGAAAATGATGAAATAATGCTTACAAACACAAAATGTATATGTGCAAGCGAAGCAGGATGAATGAGGAACTTCGAAATTATCAACTCATTTGTCAGTTCTACGACCAATCACAATCCACCAtctcaggagcccatcacctgACCATCTGTGTAAAGGTTGAATGATGTATATACCTACACTTTCTCACTTTCTTCATTTGCTTTAACGAagaaaaactacatgtaaacaTTGTGGTGAAACGTCTGCGTCATCATTCATCATGATTTTAACACGAAACCCTTTTCCGATAGTGCGATAGTGGCTTGTTTGCCCTGACCCAAACGAATACTTTCAACATTTGCGGGATAAATAAATTTCGGCATACAGAGCCGCATACCAagttacaatgactgcaaatattctcgcgcgctcattggctaatttttattgtcaataagcggacagacaagCACCTGGACAGactttatgcgataatgacgcgatattgctcgcgtcagacagattgaagtttctcgcatttttgtctcgctttcttctcgtattttgacttaattttgaaccctctgcctttttgttattgtaaaaaacaaattgatgtcagtttttcacacgtctgtcctgttattgatcatgaattgcgtcacaacattgtcaaagtagcttgtgattgtggtataaggttttgttttggctttgttttagactgtgctagtgacctcagtttcttgaaaacagctactctaggaatggagtgatttggggagtttactctagtatagggtagcaaaatccagctgaaactagctctggtataggctaagggttccagggtcccagcggcactcCCCACCCAGAacttcctaaagtacccccccccccccccgcctcGTGGATCTGCAgtctactttgacaatgttatgacgaaatgcgtgatcaattgctggttttcattcacgtgatcaacagccatgtttttcaacgaaaacaaaaggaagcgtttgcataataatagagttcaattcccggaggatttggtcggggggcaccaacatggccgtcttttctttgtttaggggcaccaacatggcggtcgtgacgtcatgtgaaaaccgagaataacaGGACACACGCATGAAATACTGAAATTACGGGCAAAGAAGTAGCAAAAACAAAGTGCATT
Encoded here:
- the LOC137967802 gene encoding actin nucleation-promoting factor WASL-like, whose translation is MSSNPPYPPSSNPNDPTSQQYPPRSAPTFNYGFAYPPPSNQGAYLPPVETVPANNPAFPPPPSYESTFGKPAGQPNPYGQNNSFMPAAALPSYPPPPASSDVEYQGSSSAYHDRIISFNDKTIRLGAAKVRAAAISIPGFADQEQENRNARTTRATAYLLNASILCVDLEFAANSIRL